Sequence from the Streptomyces sp. R33 genome:
AAGGCGGTGTACGAACGGGCCCAGGGGGCGGAGGTCCGGCGCGCGGCCACGACGTAGCCGGCCACGCCGACGATCAGGCCCAGGAGAAGGGGATTGGTGGTGCGGGAGGCGGCCGTGGCGAGGCCGAGCGCCCAGAGCCACCACGCCCCCGCATGCAGGGCGTTCCCCCGACGTGCCTGCGGCGCAGCCAAGCGGCGGACCCGGCTCTTCTCGTACGTCGGCCACGACCCGGCGTCGCCCGCCCCGGCGGGTCCGGGCCCGGCCGGGATCAGGTCGTCGTCTGCGGGCCGGCGGGTCCGCCCCGCACCGCCCGAGCGGAGCGGACCGCGCGTGCGGGCACCCCCGGCGCCGGCCCCCGCGCGGCGCGGGGTGGCGGCCGGGGTGGGTCGCGGCTGTGCCGGGTGGGGGAGCTCCGCAGGGGTGGGGGTCATCGGTTGCGGCGGCGGGATTGCCAGACTGCGGCTGCCGCAAGGGCGGCCACCGCCGCCAGACCGGCCAGGAGGCCCGTCGACGGGCCTGCGTCCTTGGGCGCTGCGTGCGTCGGCTCGGGTGCTGCGTCGGCGATCTGTTCGCCGCAGCCCTGCTTCGGGTAGCCCGACACCGCGCACAGCAGCGCCGCGCTGTTGTAGCGGAGCGGCTTGGAGACCTCCGCCAGGGCCTCGGCCGCCGTGGCGTCCGGGGCGACCTGGGCGCAGGCGGTGCGCGGGGTGTCCTGCGGCGGGGCGTCGCCCGCGGGGGCGTCCGCCGGGACACCGAAGTCGACGACCACGGCGATCCGCTTGCGGCCCTCCACGGCCGCAGTGGCTGCGCAGACCGACGCGAAATCGGCCGCCGCGCGCGGTTTCGCCGCCTCGGCCGCCGCGTCCTGACTCACCGCGAAGCGGAAGCCCAGGGCCGATCCGTCCGCCGGGCGGGCCGTCGAGGGGCCCTGCGTGGCGTACTGCCACTGGCCTCCCGTGCCCTCCCAGAACGACCAGTAGCGGTAGCCCGCCGCCGTCGCGGGGGAGGCCGCCAGGAGCGTGAGGAGGATGCCGAACGCGAGGGCGAGCGGGGCGGTCAGGCTGCGGCGGCGCATCAGAGCTGGTTCTTCTTCCGGCGGCCGCTGAGGAGGACGCCGATGCCCATGCCGGCCGCCAGGCCCGCGCCCACGATCCACCACACGTTCTGGTCGGAGGACTTCGACTCTTCCTTGGGCTTCGGCGCCGGCGACTCGCCGGTCTGCGGGGCCGGGCCCGTTGCGTTCAGGGCCGTCACCAGGTCCGTGCCGCCGAAGGACTTCGGGTCCGTGCCCGTGGCGTGCGCGGCCAGCACCAGGGTGCCCAGCGCCGCGGGGCTGCCCT
This genomic interval carries:
- a CDS encoding SCO2322 family protein, whose protein sequence is MRRRSLTAPLALAFGILLTLLAASPATAAGYRYWSFWEGTGGQWQYATQGPSTARPADGSALGFRFAVSQDAAAEAAKPRAAADFASVCAATAAVEGRKRIAVVVDFGVPADAPAGDAPPQDTPRTACAQVAPDATAAEALAEVSKPLRYNSAALLCAVSGYPKQGCGEQIADAAPEPTHAAPKDAGPSTGLLAGLAAVAALAAAAVWQSRRRNR